One Hordeum vulgare subsp. vulgare chromosome 4H, MorexV3_pseudomolecules_assembly, whole genome shotgun sequence DNA window includes the following coding sequences:
- the LOC123451150 gene encoding nuclear poly(A) polymerase 4-like: MSAISLVGPTPADLESSTQLESLLREAGLYETSDELAAREDVLRDLQAIVDRWVKRVTAQRGFPDGMVEQATGLVIPFGSYRLGVHGRGSDIDALVVGPSYINRDHDFFAVLGGVLAETEAVTELQPVPRAHVPVIKMRFRGVQVDLLYASVSLPVVPRDLDLRDRSVFRGMDLASARSLNGVRVADELLRLVPDAGAFRTTLRCIKHWAKARGIYSNVMGFLGGVGWAILVARVCQLYPNASPSMLVPRFFKIFAQWKWPNPVLLQDIEHDDGGELALRLPVWDPRRNPRDKSHLMPVITPAYPCMNSCYNVSHATLRTITEQLQIGNGICHEILKAGGAVGWEALFQPFQFFKAYKSYLQVDVKVAGGEADLREWKGWVESRLRLLVTRVEMATGGMLLCHPNPKAYAAKPHDHHCTASFFVGLSKPQLQQQQQPQVPFDLRATTEGFKQEVYTYEFWRPGMELEVSHARRKDLPSYVLDQILPAGHLKRRRAAESDSPPLLSAPGDSRDVKRAAGAGSSPERKRQCCPSSNIHPSASVQGVV, from the coding sequence ATGTCGGCGATCTCGCTGGTTGGCCCGACGCCGGCAGACCTCGAGAGCTCCACGCAGTTAGAGAGCCTTCTCCGTGAGGCCGGcctgtacgagacctccgacgagCTGGCGGCCCGCGAGGACGTGCTGCGCGATCTCCAAGCCATCGTCGACCGGTGGGTGAAGCGCGTCACCGCTCAGCGAGGGTTTCCCGACGGCATGGTTGAGCAGGCCACCGGCCTTGTGATTCCGTTCGGTTCCTATCGCCTCGGCGTGCACGGGCGCGGCTCCGACATCGACGCCCTCGTCGTCGGCCCCTCCTACATCAACCGCGACCACGACTTCTTCGCCGTGCTCGGCGGCGTGCTGGCGGAGACGGAGGCGGTGACGGAGCTGCAGCCCGTGCCTCGCGCGCACGTGCCCGTCATCAAGATGCGATTCCGCGGCGTGCAGGTGGACCTCCTGTACGCCAGCGTGAGCCTCCCCGTGGTGCCCAGGGACCTCGACCTGCGCGACCGCTCCGTTTTCCGCGGCATGGACCTGGCCTCCGCGCGCAGCCTCAACGGCGTGCGCGTCGCCGACGAGCTCTTGCGTCTCGTCCCGGACGCCGGCGCCTTCCGCACGACGCTGCGATGCATCAAGCACTGGGCCAAGGCGCGCGGCATCTACTCCAACGTGATGGGGTTCCTGGGCGGCGTGGGCTGGGCGATCCTGGTGGCGCGCGTGTGCCAGCTCTACCCCAACGCGTCGCCGAGCATGCTGGTGCCGCGCTTCTTCAAGATCTTCGCGCAGTGGAAGTGGCCCAATCCGGTGCTTCTACAGGACATCGagcacgacgacggcggcgagctcgcgCTCCGGCTGCCCGTATGGGACCCGCGGCGGAACCCGCGGGACAAGAGCCACCTCATGCCGGTCATCACGCCCGCCTACCCATGCATGAACTCGTGCTACAACGTCTCGCACGCCACCCTGCGGACCATCACGGAGCAGCTCCAGATCGGCAACGGCATCTGCCACGAGATCCTCAAGGCCGGCGGCGCCGTCGGGTGGGAAGCGCTGTTCCAGCCGTTCCAGTTCTTCAAGGCGTACAAGAGCTACCTGCAGGTGGACGTGAAGGTCGCCGGAGGGGAGGCCGACCTCCGGGAGTGGAAGGGGTGGGTGGAGTCGCGGCTGAGGCTGCTGGTGACCAGGGTCGAGATGGCCACGGGCGGCATGCTGCTCTGCCATCCCAACCCGAAAGCCTACGCCGCCAAGCCCCATGATCACCACTGCACGGCATCGTTCTTCGTGGGCTTGTCCAAGCCACAgctacagcagcagcagcagcctcaGGTGCCGTTCGACCTACGCGCGACGACGGAGGGGTTCAAGCAGGAGGTGTACACGTACGAGTTCTGGAGGCCCGGGATGGAGTTGGAGGTCTCGCACGCCCGGAGGAAGGACCTGCCGTCCTACGTGCTGGATCAGATCCTCCCCGCTGGGCATCTCAAGAGGAGGCGCGCCGCCGAGAGCGACTCTCCTCCGTTGTTGTCTGCTCCCGGCGACTCCAGGGACGTCAAGAGGGCGGCGGGAGCAGGATCGTCGCCTGAGAGGAAGAGGCAATGCTGTCCCAGCAGCAATATCCACCCCAGCGCTTCAGTACAGGGCGTTGTGTGA